One genomic segment of Syngnathus acus chromosome 1, fSynAcu1.2, whole genome shotgun sequence includes these proteins:
- the tma16 gene encoding translation machinery-associated protein 16, with amino-acid sequence MPKTQKKGKAPEKVVHPYSRKAAYLAREEIRLRKKDRHKVEKAARLNNIGDKLLWFQSQLDPEKTTYTMKDACHIIERYLQRFDGELEQIELVNSIKGRKGRLHGAREDFIKQTIERERALFHGAGFEIPDFINTKNLKTFREWTGDLKKLPNIKFTKVSNTGVEVKDKKEQKNDKEEQKDNKEEELGDNDEDSDEELDENILMSDSD; translated from the exons ATG CCTAAAACGCAGAAGAAGGGAAAAGCCCCGGAGAAGGTTGTGCATCCGTACAGTCGGAAAGCAGCCTACTTGGCCCGGGAAGAAATACGACTCAGGAAGAAAGACCG ACACAAAGTTGAAAAAGCTGCCCGTCTGAATAATATCG GTGACAAGCTGTTATGGTTTCAGAGCCAGTTGGACCCAGAAAAGACCACGTACACTATGAAGGATGCTTGTCACATCATCGAAAG GTACCTGCAACGATTTGACGGCGAGCTGGAGCAGATCGAGCTGGTCAACAGCATCAAGGGCCGGAAGGGGCGTCTCCACGGCGCCAGGGAGGACTTCATCAAGCAAACCATCGAGCGCGAGCGGGCGCTGTTCCACGGCGCCGGGTTCG AGATCCCAGACTTTATCAACACGAAAAATCTGAAAACATTCAG GGAATGGACGGGAGATTTGAAGAAACTTCCTAACATTAAATTCACGAAGGTTTCCAACACTGGCGTGGAAGTCAAGGACAAAAAAGAGCAGAAGAACGACAAAGAGGAACAAAAGgacaacaaagaagaagagTTGGGCGATAATGATGAAGATAGCGATGAAGAGTTGGACGAAAACATTCTGATGTCTGACTCCGACTAA
- the tmem154 gene encoding transmembrane protein 154, whose translation MSAPRLSSTSMRDQHRNTPLFLLLLWLLTNTWTRTVSSQDEVIEEESQTVGKFTDQEQVVEDTKTFEPTLSSPNATPSSELSTTQGSVLDPASGPGELGSGVDSPGMHTYDWITDNVNLLDTTLSPRKDEGLSITIILIPVALVVFIIVSVMFALFLRRRFKMEAAVHESTKDDPYLDGSSTEKVPMPMFEEDVPSVLELEMEELDQWMIKDG comes from the exons ATGTCCGCCCCGAGGCTTTCTTCTACTAGCATGAGAGACCAACACAGGAATACCCCACTGTTCCTGCTCCTGTTGTGGCtcctcacaaacacctggacCAGAACAg TGTCAAGCCAAGATGAGGTGATTGAAGAAGAAAGCCAAACAGTGGGAAAATTCACAGACCAAGAACAAGTCGTGGAGGACACGAAAACTTTCG AGCCGACATTATCCAGCCCCAATGCTACTCCATCATCGGAGCTCTCAACCACCCAGGGCAGCGTCTTGGATCCAG cctcTGGACCAGGAGAGCTTGGCTCAGGAGTGGACAGTCCAGGTATGCATACATAtgatt GGATTACAGATAATGTCAATTTGCTGGACACGACCTTGAGCCCCCGGAAGGACGAAGGTCTCAGCATCACCATCATCCTCATCCCGGTGGCCCTGGTGGTCTTCATCATCGTCAGTGTCATGTTCGCCCTCTTCCTCAGGCGCAGGTTCAAAATGGAGGCTGCCGTTCATG agTCCACAAAGGATGATCCATATCTGGATGGCTCGAGTACAGAGAAAGTACCAAT GCCTATGTTTGAAGAAGACGTTCCTTCAGTGCTGGAGCTGGAGATGGAAGAACTGGACCAGTGGATGATCAAAGATG GTTGA